A part of Halobaculum sp. MBLA0143 genomic DNA contains:
- a CDS encoding NAD(P)/FAD-dependent oxidoreductase: MSDSADPVEHRPLIVAGTGAAGLSAAVYAARSNLNPLVFEGDEPGGQLTLTTEVENYLGFPEGISGPELIDDSKQQARRFGADIENGVVADVDDTTRPFRVELTNGDVYTCDALIAASGASARTLGVPGEDELMGYGLSTCATCDGAFFRGEDMLVVGGGDAAMEEAAFLTKFADTVYIAHRRENFRAEDYWIDRVQDHVDDGDVEIMRNTELTELHGSREDGVDHATLVRHPDGHPKEKLDDPDADEVEQFDFDVGAVFYAIGHTPNTGYLADTGVELDETGYIQTYGGTGGGQTKTDVPGIFGAGDVVDYHYQQAVTAAGMGCKAALDVDQWLEEAVDAAATGEVAAAGDD; this comes from the coding sequence GTGAGTGATTCTGCCGACCCAGTCGAACACAGGCCGCTGATCGTCGCCGGGACCGGAGCCGCGGGGCTGTCGGCAGCCGTCTACGCCGCCCGTTCGAACCTGAACCCGCTCGTGTTCGAGGGAGACGAGCCGGGGGGACAGCTGACCCTGACGACGGAGGTGGAGAACTACCTCGGGTTCCCCGAGGGAATCTCCGGGCCGGAGCTGATCGACGACTCGAAACAACAGGCGCGTCGGTTCGGTGCCGACATCGAGAACGGGGTCGTCGCGGACGTCGACGACACCACACGCCCGTTCCGGGTGGAGCTGACGAACGGCGACGTGTACACCTGTGACGCGCTGATCGCCGCCAGCGGCGCCAGCGCCCGCACGCTCGGCGTCCCGGGCGAAGACGAGCTGATGGGGTACGGGTTGTCGACGTGTGCGACGTGTGACGGCGCGTTCTTCCGTGGGGAGGACATGCTCGTCGTCGGCGGCGGCGACGCCGCGATGGAGGAGGCGGCGTTCCTGACGAAGTTCGCCGACACCGTCTACATCGCACACCGTCGGGAGAACTTCCGGGCGGAGGACTACTGGATCGACCGCGTCCAAGACCACGTCGACGACGGTGACGTGGAGATCATGCGCAACACGGAGCTGACGGAACTCCACGGCAGCCGCGAGGACGGGGTCGACCACGCCACTCTCGTCCGACACCCGGACGGCCACCCCAAGGAGAAGCTGGACGATCCGGACGCCGACGAGGTGGAACAGTTCGACTTCGACGTCGGTGCGGTGTTCTACGCCATCGGCCACACCCCGAACACGGGCTACCTGGCGGACACTGGTGTCGAACTGGACGAGACGGGTTACATCCAGACGTACGGCGGCACCGGCGGCGGCCAGACGAAGACGGACGTACCGGGAATCTTCGGCGCCGGCGACGTGGTCGACTACCACTACCAACAGGCGGTCACCGCCGCGGGAATGGGGTGTAAGGCGGCGCTGGACGTCGACCAGTGGCTGGAGGAGGCCGTCGACGCGGCCGCGACCGGCGAGGTTGCGGCCGCGGGCGACGACTGA
- a CDS encoding radical SAM protein: MTRDPAGVAVTIVDGYVDEPAHFGVPPYVSTYPRYTAGALVDAGVPRDQIVYHTIDELRSDPRKRGDVADADLLVYVGGITVPGKYVGGTPAEPDEVRELAWTADGTTLLGGPVRFGVGEENAGAQDMQRDDLDYDFVSMGDVEAAAHDLVENGLEGYTDRIRDYDEVDRWSNLGAFVVEQHPDHPEYIIAELETSRGCAYRCSFCTEPMYGDPDFRSPPDVVGEVDALSDHGVTDFRIGRQADILAYGGDGEAPNPTALRSLYAGIREVAPDLRTLHLDNMNPVTIVDYPERSREAIRTIAEYNTPGDTAAFGLESADPVVREENNLLVSAEECLEAVRVVNEAAGWRPGEHPGDGPTFGDDATRRLPKLLPGINLVHGLAGEREETFEHNRQFLRDVLDEGLLLRRVNVRQVMAFEGTEMDETGAEIAREHRDQFKQYKRELREEIDRPMLERVAPPGTVLPDVYTEYHEDGTTFGRQLGTYPLLVGLPGELPLGERIDTAVVDWGYRSVTAVPYPLDANAASMTQLTALPGVNRGTAGDLVVGRPYDTVREATAVAGDDDLARFLAVDTTAASVPHANPAAERGKPVDAD; this comes from the coding sequence GTGACCAGAGACCCCGCAGGCGTGGCTGTCACCATCGTCGACGGCTACGTGGACGAGCCGGCCCACTTCGGCGTGCCGCCGTACGTCTCCACGTACCCACGCTACACCGCAGGGGCGCTCGTCGACGCGGGCGTCCCGCGCGACCAGATCGTCTACCACACCATCGACGAACTCCGGTCGGATCCCCGCAAGCGCGGGGACGTGGCGGACGCGGACCTCCTCGTCTACGTCGGTGGGATCACCGTCCCCGGAAAGTACGTCGGCGGAACACCCGCCGAGCCGGACGAGGTCCGGGAGCTGGCGTGGACCGCCGACGGCACCACGCTGTTGGGCGGTCCCGTTCGGTTCGGCGTCGGCGAGGAGAACGCCGGCGCTCAGGACATGCAGCGCGACGACTTGGACTACGACTTCGTCTCGATGGGCGACGTGGAGGCGGCCGCTCACGACCTCGTCGAGAACGGGTTGGAGGGGTACACGGACCGCATCCGCGACTACGACGAGGTCGACCGGTGGTCGAACCTCGGCGCGTTCGTCGTGGAGCAACACCCGGACCACCCTGAGTACATCATCGCGGAACTGGAGACCTCTCGGGGGTGTGCCTACCGGTGTTCCTTCTGTACGGAGCCGATGTACGGCGACCCGGACTTCCGGTCGCCGCCGGACGTGGTCGGCGAGGTGGACGCGCTCTCGGACCACGGCGTGACGGACTTCCGGATCGGCCGCCAGGCGGACATCCTGGCGTACGGCGGCGACGGCGAGGCGCCGAACCCGACCGCACTCCGGTCGTTGTACGCCGGCATCCGCGAGGTGGCGCCCGACCTCCGGACGCTCCACCTCGACAACATGAACCCAGTCACCATCGTCGACTACCCGGAACGCTCCCGGGAGGCGATCCGCACCATCGCCGAGTACAACACCCCGGGCGACACCGCCGCGTTCGGACTGGAGAGCGCCGACCCGGTCGTCCGCGAGGAGAACAACCTCCTCGTGTCCGCCGAGGAGTGTCTGGAGGCCGTCCGGGTGGTCAACGAGGCCGCCGGCTGGCGGCCGGGGGAACACCCCGGCGACGGCCCGACGTTCGGCGACGACGCCACCCGACGGCTCCCGAAGCTGTTGCCCGGGATCAACCTCGTCCACGGCCTGGCCGGGGAGCGGGAGGAGACGTTCGAACACAACCGCCAGTTCCTGCGTGACGTGTTAGACGAGGGGCTCCTGCTCCGTCGGGTCAACGTCCGCCAGGTGATGGCGTTCGAGGGGACTGAGATGGACGAGACCGGCGCGGAGATCGCCCGCGAACACCGCGACCAGTTCAAACAGTACAAACGAGAGCTCCGCGAGGAGATCGACCGGCCGATGCTCGAACGGGTGGCTCCGCCGGGGACGGTCCTCCCGGACGTGTACACGGAGTACCACGAGGACGGCACCACCTTCGGTCGTCAGCTCGGTACCTACCCGTTGCTCGTCGGCCTGCCCGGCGAACTCCCCTTGGGCGAACGGATCGACACCGCCGTCGTCGACTGGGGCTACCGCTCCGTCACGGCCGTCCCGTACCCGTTGGACGCCAACGCCGCGAGTATGACGCAGCTGACTGCACTCCCGGGCGTCAACCGCGGTACCGCCGGGGACCTCGTCGTCGGTCGACCGTACGACACCGTCCGGGAGGCGACGGCCGTCGCCGGCGACGACGACCTCGCCCGGTTCCTCGCGGTCGACACCACGGCCGCGAGCGTCCCGCACGCCAACCCGGCCGCCGAGCGCGGCAAGCCGGTCGACGCCGACTGA
- a CDS encoding MBL fold metallo-hydrolase: MHVDTFSVPVDAAAAPTGTTNAVVVAGDETLLVDPAGRTDALDTVVAEKGIDHVAVTHAHPDHVDAVADYAAETDATVWARVGRESRFRAATGVAPDRTFRDGDRVGPATVVDTPGHAPDHVGFETVAGVVCGDLAVAEGSVAVAAPEGDVRAYLTSLRRLYARDPDRLFPGHGPTVTRPRAVCRRLIDHRLRRERAVAAAVADGADTVSAVVDAAYEKNLDGVRDLARATVRAHVEKLARAGRVRWDPEADRVTPAE; the protein is encoded by the coding sequence ATGCACGTCGACACGTTCTCCGTCCCGGTCGACGCCGCCGCCGCGCCGACGGGGACGACGAACGCCGTCGTCGTCGCCGGCGACGAGACGCTACTCGTCGACCCTGCCGGCCGGACTGACGCCCTCGACACCGTCGTCGCGGAGAAGGGTATCGATCATGTTGCCGTCACCCACGCTCACCCGGACCACGTCGACGCGGTCGCCGACTACGCTGCCGAGACGGACGCGACCGTCTGGGCCAGGGTCGGCCGCGAGTCTCGGTTCCGGGCGGCGACGGGCGTCGCCCCCGACCGGACGTTCCGCGACGGCGACCGGGTCGGCCCGGCGACGGTCGTGGACACGCCAGGCCACGCCCCGGACCACGTCGGCTTCGAGACGGTCGCCGGCGTCGTGTGTGGCGACCTCGCCGTCGCCGAGGGGAGCGTCGCCGTCGCTGCGCCGGAGGGTGACGTGCGGGCGTACCTCACCTCGCTGCGCCGGCTGTACGCCCGCGATCCCGATCGACTGTTCCCCGGCCACGGTCCGACGGTGACGCGACCGCGTGCCGTCTGCCGGCGACTGATCGACCACCGACTGCGCCGGGAGCGTGCCGTCGCAGCCGCCGTCGCCGACGGCGCCGACACGGTCTCGGCAGTGGTGGACGCGGCCTACGAGAAGAACCTCGACGGAGTCCGTGACCTGGCGCGGGCGACTGTGCGAGCCCACGTGGAGAAACTGGCCCGCGCCGGCCGCGTCCGGTGGGACCCGGAGGCCGACCGGGTGACACCGGCCGAGTAG
- a CDS encoding YlbF family regulator yields MSVDADETVETGGETDVETMAAELGAAIADLPVYREFEAAKAAVEADETVQERISEFEQLREEFQLARQTGQADEAALEELRDAQERLHSMPKMRRYLEAQDDLEARLETLNEAISDSLAVDFGGEAGGCCRDE; encoded by the coding sequence ATGAGTGTCGACGCCGACGAGACGGTCGAGACGGGTGGTGAGACGGACGTCGAGACGATGGCGGCGGAGTTGGGGGCGGCCATCGCCGACCTCCCGGTGTACCGCGAGTTCGAGGCCGCGAAGGCCGCGGTGGAGGCCGACGAGACGGTCCAGGAACGCATCTCGGAGTTCGAGCAGCTCCGCGAGGAGTTCCAACTCGCCAGACAGACCGGGCAGGCGGACGAGGCGGCTCTGGAGGAACTGCGGGACGCCCAGGAACGGCTCCACTCGATGCCGAAGATGCGCCGGTACCTAGAGGCGCAGGACGACCTGGAGGCGCGGCTGGAGACGCTCAACGAGGCGATTTCCGACTCGTTGGCCGTCGACTTCGGCGGCGAAGCCGGCGGCTGCTGCCGCGACGAGTAG
- a CDS encoding peptidylprolyl isomerase: MSEEEQSEAAESAPAAEADETDGTDEDETADEIESGEFVELEYTVRTVAEGDEEGRVVDTTSEAVAEEAGIDDEEYDFTSRTVTVGEGHVFDSVDEDLEGKSVGDENEVRVPATEAFGEFDPDEVQTVASDKIPEDDRYPGAQVTVDGDQGYVETIVGGRARVDFNHPLAGDDLTYSYEIVDRVEDEEEQAAAMIGMYLQETPDIRIEEDTVEEEVTVEPDDEDGEAETETQEVDRRSLIVEATQAMQMNQQWMFSKQQIAQQLMDKLGLDRVVVEEVIDGGGMPGMMGGMGGMGGGGGGLEEAVEEAADDEDIDVDADELVEELDEE, translated from the coding sequence ATGAGCGAAGAAGAGCAGTCCGAGGCGGCAGAGTCCGCCCCGGCAGCCGAGGCCGACGAGACGGACGGCACAGACGAAGACGAGACCGCAGACGAGATCGAGAGCGGAGAGTTCGTCGAACTGGAGTACACCGTCCGAACCGTCGCCGAGGGCGACGAGGAGGGGCGCGTCGTCGACACGACGAGCGAGGCGGTGGCCGAGGAGGCCGGCATCGACGACGAAGAGTACGACTTCACCTCGCGGACCGTCACGGTCGGCGAGGGCCACGTGTTCGACTCCGTCGACGAGGACCTGGAGGGGAAGAGCGTCGGCGACGAGAACGAGGTTCGCGTCCCGGCCACGGAGGCGTTCGGCGAGTTCGACCCCGACGAGGTCCAGACCGTCGCCTCGGACAAGATTCCGGAGGACGACCGTTACCCCGGCGCCCAAGTGACCGTCGACGGTGACCAGGGCTACGTCGAGACGATCGTCGGCGGGCGTGCCCGGGTCGACTTCAATCACCCCCTCGCGGGCGACGACCTGACGTACAGCTACGAGATCGTCGACCGCGTCGAAGACGAGGAGGAACAGGCGGCCGCCATGATCGGGATGTACCTCCAAGAGACGCCGGACATCCGGATCGAGGAAGACACCGTCGAAGAGGAGGTCACGGTGGAGCCGGACGACGAGGACGGCGAAGCGGAGACGGAGACCCAGGAGGTGGACCGTCGGTCGTTGATCGTGGAGGCGACGCAGGCGATGCAGATGAACCAGCAGTGGATGTTCTCGAAGCAACAGATCGCCCAACAGCTGATGGACAAGCTGGGGCTGGACCGCGTCGTCGTCGAGGAGGTCATCGACGGCGGCGGAATGCCCGGCATGATGGGCGGCATGGGCGGTATGGGCGGCGGTGGTGGCGGCCTGGAGGAGGCCGTCGAAGAGGCCGCAGACGACGAGGACATCGACGTCGACGCGGACGAGTTGGTCGAGGAGTTAGACGAGGAGTAG
- a CDS encoding DUF5800 family protein, giving the protein MTALSFDEDGVDVEYAGTEFRLEKDLVEEATQKAYVDVTDHDVLQMVEPDPQFSTEPRRIGDIL; this is encoded by the coding sequence ATGACTGCCCTCAGCTTCGACGAGGACGGCGTCGACGTGGAGTACGCCGGCACGGAGTTCAGACTGGAGAAGGATCTGGTGGAGGAGGCGACCCAGAAGGCGTACGTGGACGTGACAGACCACGACGTGTTGCAGATGGTGGAGCCGGATCCGCAGTTCTCCACGGAACCACGCCGAATCGGCGACATTCTGTAG
- the cysS gene encoding cysteine--tRNA ligase, whose protein sequence is MTLSVTDTLCGERVEISDDDAEITLYVCGLTVSDDAHLGHARLWFHADTLHRWLSYRGHDVRHVENVTDVNEKITARVGERDDWETEADVARHYTQSVLEDMRGLNLKRAEVYPRVSEHVPEIVALVERLIDRGYAYEANGSVYFDVTEFDDYGALSNQTLDDLEAQGEPDERSEKRNPADFALWKAGGVAPAAVREHAKHDHADDDDALPTGQTWESPWGEGRPGWHVECSAMSTTHLGDTLDVHVGGRDLVFPHHENEIAQSEAATGETFARRWVHTGLLQTGDDKMSSSLGNFFTVSDALAEYGVDVIRTFYLGAQYRGEQTFSADAMEEAEARWDRLRRAYETAVTACDDAAALSTVTDETLRSAVADERTAFETAMDDDLDVRTAYNALLDLGTAVETHVDAGRPYDYRGLRRAVEAFEALGGEVFGLSLGETDGGGVELAESLVELLLDVRERERDAGNYERADELRDDLAAIGVTVEDGDDGPTYRFE, encoded by the coding sequence ATGACGCTGTCCGTGACAGACACGCTGTGCGGGGAACGGGTCGAGATCTCCGACGACGACGCGGAGATCACGCTGTACGTCTGCGGACTGACCGTCTCCGACGACGCTCACCTCGGACACGCGCGGCTGTGGTTCCACGCCGACACGCTCCACCGGTGGCTGTCGTACCGCGGCCACGACGTCCGCCACGTCGAGAACGTCACCGACGTGAACGAGAAGATCACCGCCCGCGTCGGCGAGCGCGACGACTGGGAGACGGAGGCGGACGTGGCCCGCCACTACACCCAGTCCGTCTTGGAGGACATGCGCGGGCTGAACCTGAAGCGAGCGGAGGTGTACCCCCGGGTGTCGGAGCACGTCCCGGAGATCGTCGCCCTCGTGGAACGGCTGATCGACCGCGGTTACGCCTACGAGGCGAACGGCTCCGTCTACTTCGACGTGACCGAGTTCGACGACTACGGCGCGCTGTCGAACCAGACGCTGGACGACCTGGAAGCACAGGGGGAGCCAGACGAGCGGTCGGAGAAGCGTAACCCGGCGGACTTCGCGCTGTGGAAGGCCGGCGGCGTCGCGCCCGCGGCCGTCCGAGAGCACGCCAAACACGACCACGCGGACGACGACGACGCGCTCCCGACGGGACAGACCTGGGAGTCGCCGTGGGGTGAGGGTCGCCCCGGCTGGCACGTCGAGTGTTCCGCGATGTCGACGACCCACCTCGGCGACACGCTGGACGTCCACGTCGGGGGTCGTGACCTGGTCTTCCCCCACCACGAGAACGAGATCGCCCAGAGCGAGGCCGCCACCGGGGAGACGTTCGCACGGCGGTGGGTCCACACCGGCCTGCTCCAGACGGGTGACGACAAGATGTCCTCCAGCCTGGGCAACTTCTTCACCGTCTCGGACGCGCTGGCGGAGTACGGCGTCGACGTGATCCGAACCTTCTACCTCGGCGCGCAGTACCGCGGCGAACAGACCTTCTCGGCGGACGCGATGGAGGAGGCGGAGGCGCGCTGGGACCGACTCCGCCGGGCGTACGAGACGGCCGTGACGGCGTGTGACGACGCGGCGGCGCTGTCGACCGTGACCGACGAGACGCTCCGGTCGGCCGTCGCCGACGAACGGACGGCCTTCGAGACGGCGATGGACGACGACCTGGACGTGCGGACGGCCTACAACGCCCTGTTGGATCTGGGGACGGCCGTCGAGACCCACGTCGACGCCGGCCGACCGTACGACTACCGGGGGCTCCGCCGGGCCGTCGAGGCATTCGAGGCGCTCGGCGGCGAGGTGTTCGGGCTCTCGCTGGGGGAGACGGACGGCGGCGGCGTGGAGTTAGCCGAGAGTCTCGTGGAGCTGCTCTTGGACGTGCGAGAACGGGAGCGGGATGCCGGCAACTACGAGCGGGCGGACGAACTGCGCGACGACCTCGCGGCGATCGGCGTGACCGTCGAGGACGGCGACGACGGCCCGACGTACCGGTTCGAGTAG
- a CDS encoding CbiX/SirB N-terminal domain-containing protein: protein MSRALVLVAHGSHLNPDSSTPTYDHADTIRATGAFDEVATGFWKEEPSLREVLRTVESDEVYVVPLFVSEGYFTEQVIPRELRLDEWDVEDWDSDGISADVATYTAEDTGQTVHYCGPVGTHRSMTDVIVRRAETVTDDPDVGEGFGLAVVGHGTERNENSAKAIEYHADRVRDTGRFDEVRDLYMDEDPEVDDVTEFFEVEDVVVVPLFIADGYHTKEDIPEDMGLTDDYRTGYDVPTEVDGHRIWYAGAVGTEPLLADAALERAADAGADVGTAVDDVRESTQIAGTEADD, encoded by the coding sequence ATGAGTCGAGCACTCGTGTTGGTCGCACACGGCTCTCACCTCAACCCCGATTCGAGCACGCCGACGTACGACCACGCGGACACGATCCGGGCGACCGGCGCCTTCGACGAGGTCGCCACGGGATTCTGGAAGGAGGAGCCGAGTCTGCGAGAGGTTCTCCGGACCGTCGAGAGCGACGAGGTGTACGTCGTCCCCCTGTTCGTCTCGGAGGGGTACTTCACCGAGCAGGTGATCCCCCGCGAACTCCGTCTGGACGAGTGGGACGTGGAAGACTGGGACTCCGACGGTATCTCCGCGGACGTGGCGACGTACACGGCCGAGGACACCGGCCAGACGGTCCACTACTGTGGCCCGGTCGGCACCCACCGTAGCATGACGGACGTGATCGTCCGCCGAGCGGAGACGGTGACGGACGACCCGGACGTGGGCGAGGGGTTCGGCCTCGCCGTCGTCGGCCACGGGACGGAGCGCAACGAGAACTCCGCGAAGGCGATCGAGTACCACGCCGACCGCGTCCGGGACACCGGCCGGTTCGACGAGGTGCGTGACCTCTACATGGACGAGGACCCCGAGGTGGACGACGTGACGGAGTTCTTCGAGGTCGAGGACGTCGTCGTCGTCCCCCTGTTCATCGCAGACGGCTACCACACGAAAGAGGACATCCCTGAGGACATGGGGCTGACTGACGACTACCGGACGGGCTACGACGTGCCGACGGAAGTGGACGGCCACCGAATCTGGTACGCGGGCGCCGTCGGGACGGAGCCGTTGCTGGCGGACGCGGCCCTGGAACGCGCGGCCGACGCCGGTGCCGACGTCGGGACGGCCGTCGACGACGTGCGCGAGTCGACACAGATTGCCGGCACGGAGGCGGACGACTGA
- a CDS encoding DR2241 family protein encodes MEDRQFDALLAAASDAGVPSGEPGVAFDGSGVAFDGLRVEQTDDGFRFETPETTATGLSRETLREHAADSPYVRNWFFWEWVVQSHDSPRRAFCRRAEGAAVDAPGVDGEDTHTVPERDAALRAGMVTEWGQLRIEAHLADDGTRRYEVRHVDDADADPAALTAHDDPLDARSIAERDERDRYRPLKTAPTLRTGWRFPDLDWQGLARTVETFYPATVVNWYREQTGDLDVDHWRDTVGRQSGIYGVVKTWDRGEGYDHVNWVAEACCDDSQCVKRREWQYDDETDLDVDGGDGAFPCREPCSVVVAAARKWTRLESEQPQTYEFELTPSEKEQLEATLDAVADGRVDEIREADVKDDANRYRARFLRAKLFDDDDNLAGVPTEAED; translated from the coding sequence ATGGAGGACCGACAGTTCGACGCCCTCCTCGCGGCCGCGAGCGACGCCGGCGTCCCGAGCGGGGAGCCCGGCGTCGCGTTCGACGGCTCCGGCGTCGCGTTCGACGGGCTCCGCGTCGAGCAGACGGACGACGGCTTCCGGTTCGAGACGCCGGAGACGACGGCGACGGGACTGTCTCGCGAGACGCTGCGGGAGCACGCCGCCGACTCCCCGTACGTCCGCAACTGGTTCTTCTGGGAGTGGGTGGTCCAGAGCCACGACAGCCCCCGACGGGCGTTCTGTCGCCGTGCGGAGGGGGCCGCCGTGGACGCCCCGGGCGTCGACGGCGAGGACACTCACACCGTCCCGGAGCGTGACGCCGCGCTACGCGCCGGGATGGTGACGGAGTGGGGGCAGCTCCGGATCGAGGCGCACCTCGCGGACGACGGCACCCGGCGCTACGAGGTGCGACACGTCGACGACGCCGACGCCGACCCGGCGGCGCTGACGGCCCACGACGACCCGTTGGACGCCCGATCGATCGCGGAGCGCGACGAACGGGACCGCTACCGCCCGCTGAAGACCGCACCGACGCTCCGGACGGGGTGGCGGTTCCCGGACCTCGACTGGCAGGGGCTCGCCCGGACCGTCGAGACGTTCTACCCCGCGACGGTGGTGAACTGGTACCGCGAGCAGACCGGCGACCTCGACGTCGACCACTGGCGCGACACCGTCGGCCGCCAGTCCGGAATCTACGGCGTCGTCAAGACCTGGGACCGCGGCGAGGGGTACGACCACGTCAACTGGGTGGCAGAGGCCTGCTGTGACGACTCCCAGTGTGTCAAGCGCCGGGAGTGGCAGTACGACGACGAGACGGACCTGGACGTGGACGGCGGCGACGGCGCGTTCCCGTGTCGAGAGCCGTGTTCGGTCGTCGTCGCGGCCGCCCGGAAGTGGACCCGACTGGAGAGCGAACAGCCACAGACGTACGAGTTCGAGCTGACGCCCAGCGAGAAAGAACAGTTGGAGGCGACGCTCGACGCCGTCGCGGACGGCCGGGTCGACGAGATCCGCGAGGCGGACGTGAAAGACGACGCCAACCGCTACCGCGCCCGGTTCCTCCGCGCGAAGCTGTTCGACGACGACGACAACCTCGCCGGTGTGCCGACGGAAGCCGAGGACTGA